The following proteins are encoded in a genomic region of Brachypodium distachyon strain Bd21 chromosome 1, Brachypodium_distachyon_v3.0, whole genome shotgun sequence:
- the LOC100832598 gene encoding AAA-ATPase At3g50940 encodes MDHLPSPMKSLASSSDGAKVVDAYKKALATAASVAAYAMLARGMARELLPEELRVAVRWGAAFVLARLGGGRGKDQERHTLIVRRYLDGGPGYGENDLFDAVLTYLATKIDPRTMPRLCVSRSRKKEPDASGNWSTLLCMEPGGSTTDAFDGVEFKWTSIEAGGGGSEGGGNKGAKGGPTLELSFDAEHTETALEKYVPFVMARAEELRQRARALKIFLNSGGGWKGINHHHPATFNTLAMDPAIKQAVIDDLDRFLKRKEYYQRIGKAWKRGYLLYGPPGTGKSSLVAAMANYVRFNLYDLDLSGVYDNSTLQRLLIDMPNKSVLVIEDIDCSFDTMSREDRKVSDQAKDYTDEEELDDEDEYARAYHARPGGYNDRKITLSGLLNFIDGLWSTSGEERIILLTTNYKDRLDPALLRPGRMDMHVYMGHCGWEAFRTLARNYHLIDDHALFPEIQELLAVVEVTPAEVSEMLLRSEDVDAAMRVLTEFLQQKRRKANEAEDKN; translated from the coding sequence ATGGATCACTTGCCGTCGCCGATGAAAAGCctggcgtcgtcgtcggacGGAGCGAAGGTGGTGGACGCGTACAAGAAGGCGCTCGCCACGGCGGCCTCGGTGGCCGCGTACGCCATGCTCGCGCGCGGCATGGCGCGGGAGCTCCTCCCCGAGGAGCTGCGCGTTGCGGTGCGCTGGGGCGCGGCGTTCGTGCTCGCccgcctcggcggcggccgcggcaagGACCAGGAGCGCCACACCCTCATCGTCCGCCGCTACCTGGACGGCGGGCCAGGGTACGGCGAGAACGACCTGTTCGACGCCGTGCTCACGTACCTGGCCACCAAGATCGACCCCCGCACCATGCCCCGGCTCTGCGTGTCCCGCTCCCGCAAGAAGGAGCCCGACGCGAGCGGCAACTGGAGCACGCTGCTGTGCATGGAGCCCGGGGGATCCACCACGGACGCCTTCGACGGCGTCGAGTTCAAGTGGACTTCCatcgaggccggcggcggcggcagcgaaggcggcggcaatAAGGGGGCCAAGGGAGGCCCGACGCTGGAGCTCAGCTTCGACGCGGAGCACACGGAAACCGCGCTGGAGAAGTACGTGCCCTTCGTCATGGCCAGGGCGGAGGAGCTGCGGCAGAGGGCACGCGCGCTCAAGATCTTCCTCAACAGCGGCGGTGGCTGGAAAGGCatcaaccaccaccacccggCCACGTTCAACACGCTCGCCATGGACCCGGCCATCAAGCAGGCCGTCATCGACGACCTCGACCGGTTCCTGAAGCGGAAGGAGTACTACCAGCGGATCGGCAAGGCGTGGAAGCGCGGGTACCTGCTCTACGGCCCGCCCGGCACCGGCAAGTccagcctcgtcgccgccatggccaacTATGTCCGCTTCAACCTCTACGACCTCGATCTCTCCGGGGTGTACGACAACTCCACGCTGCAGAGGCTCCTCATCGACATGCCCAACAAGTCCGTCCTCGTCATCGAGGACATCGACTGCAGCTTCGACACCATGTCGAGGGAAGACCGCAAGGTATCGGATCAGGCCAAGGACTACAcagacgaggaggagctagACGACGAAGACGAGTATGCCCGAGCGTACCATGCGAGACCAGGAGGTTACAATGATCGCAAGATAACACTGTCTGGACTGCTAAATTTCATTGACGGGCTGTGGTCGACGAGCGGCGAGGAACGCATCATCCTCTTGACCACCAACTACAAGGACCGGCTCGACCCGGCACTGCTGCGGCCCGGGCGCATGGACATGCACGTCTACATGGGCCACTGTGGTtgggaagcattcaggacgCTGGCCCGGAACTACCACCTCATCGACGACCACGCTCTGTTTCCGGAGATACAGGAACTGCTTGCAGTGGTGGAGGTGACGCCGGCCGAGGTGTCCGAGATGCTGCTCCGGAGTGAGGACGTGGACGCTGCGATGCGAGTGCTGACGGAATTCCTGCAACAAAAGAGACGGAAGGCAAATGAGGCAGAGGACAAGAATTAA